A genomic window from Vigna radiata var. radiata cultivar VC1973A chromosome 2, Vradiata_ver6, whole genome shotgun sequence includes:
- the LOC106775922 gene encoding membrane metalloprotease ARASP, chloroplastic, with the protein MLVNLSPSPLLHSSSIIRLANSKSPISESWHRLKTHFPKPLLSPSFASPSINFACKKQFLHGNSRNRLEFRTLSIAGFDYGNFEGPQSVLEAAAVLTAIIVVHESGHFLAAYLQGIHVSKFAVGFGPILAKFNAKNVEYSIRAFPLGGFVGFPDNDPESDIPVDDANLLKNRPILDRVIVVSAGVVANIIFAFLIIFAQVLSVGLPEQEVFPGVSVPDVRPFSAASRDGLLAGDVILEVNGSEFAKPGPSAVSEVVEIIKRNPKRYVLLKIKRGGQNFDVKVTPDENYDGTGKIGVQLAPNVKIGKVKPKNLGEAVEFTWKEFWGLSSNVLDGLKQTFLNFSQSASKVSGPVAIIAVGAEVARSNIDGLFQFAAILNINLAVINLLPLPALDGGTLALILVEAARGGRKLPLEVEQTIMSSGIMLVIILGLFLIVRDTLNLEFIKDLL; encoded by the coding sequence ATGCTCGTAAACCTCTCTCCCTCTCCACTTTTACATTCCAGTTCCATAATTAGATTGGCCAATTCCAAGTCACCCATTTCAGAATCTTGGCACAGGCTCAAAACCCATTTCCCAAAACCACTTCTTTCCCCTTCTTTTGCCTCCCCCAGCATCAACTTCGCGTGCAAGAAGCAGTTTTTGCATGGAAACAGCAGGAACAGGTTGGAGTTTAGGACTTTGTCTATTGCTGGATTTGACTATGGGAACTTTGAGGGGCCTCAGTCTGTGCTTGAGGCTGCTGCAGTGTTGACAGCCATCATTGTTGTGCATGAGAGTGGTCACTTTCTTGCTGCTTATCTCCAAGGCATCCATGTGAGTAAGTTTGCTGTAGGGTTTGGTCCAATTTTAGCGAAGTTTAATGCCAAAAATGTAGAATACTCCATCAGGGCTTTTCCTCTAGGGGGCTTTGTGGGGTTCCCTGATAATGATCCAGAGAGTGATATTCCTGTTGATGATGCGAACTTGCTTAAGAACAGACCAATATTGGATAGGGTGATTGTGGTTTCAGCTGGTGTTGTTGCTAACATAATTTTTGCATTTCTTATTATCTTTGCCCAAGTCCTGTCTGTTGGTTTGCCTGAGCAAGAGGTCTTTCCAGGGGTGAGTGTGCCTGATGTTAGACCCTTTTCAGCTGCTTCCAGGGATGGATTGCTTGCCGGAGATGTGATCCTTGAGGTTAATGGTAGTGAGTTTGCTAAACCAGGTCCTAGTGCAGTTTCTGAAGTTGTTGAGATCATCAAGAGGAACCCTAAGAGGTATGTTTTGCTCAAGATTAAAAGAGGGGGGCAGAATTTTGATGTAAAGGTCACCCCAGATGAGAATTATGATGGAACTGGGAAAATTGGAGTGCAGCTGGCCCCTAACGTGAAAATAGGTAAAGTTAAGCCAAAAAATTTGGGGGAGGCGGTAGAGTTTACTTGGAAAGAGTTTTGGGGTCTATCATCTAATGTTTTAGATGGGTTAAAACAAACATTCTTAAATTTCTCCCAGTCAGCTAGTAAGGTTTCAGGTCCTGTGGCCATTATTGCTGTTGGTGCTGAGGTGGCACGGTCGAATATCGATGGTCTCTTCCAGTTTGCTGCAATACTTAACATTAACCTTGCGGTTATAAACCTTCTTCCTTTGCCTGCTTTAGATGGAGGCACATTAGCACTGATCCTCGTTGAGGCTGCCAGGGGTGGGAGAAAGTTACCATTGGAAGTGGAGCAAACTATTATGTCTTCTGGAATTATGCTTGTTATAATTCTGGGGTTATTCCTTATTGTTCGTGATACCCTGAACCTTGAATTTATCAAAGACTTGTTGTGA
- the LOC106755902 gene encoding uncharacterized protein LOC106755902 — MSKGPSWSDQWGNGGFGSDHYEDEKVKKSSGSSKKMAAGMDKAKAAAIVGADKAKTAAVVGAQKVKSGTSAGIKWVKNQYQKRTSK; from the coding sequence ATGAGCAAGGGACCAAGCTGGTCTGACCAATGGGGGAATGGAGGGTTTGGCAGTGACCACTATGAGGatgagaaagtgaagaagagCAGTGGAAGCAGCAAGAAGATGGCTGCTGGTATGGACAAGGCCAAAGCTGCAGCAATTGTGGGTGCTGACAAGGCTAAAACTGCTGCTGTAGTGGGCGCCCAGAAGGTGAAGAGTGGAACTTCTGCTGGAATCAAATGGGTCAAGAATCAGTACCAGAAAAGGACTTCCAAGTGA